Below is a genomic region from Cellulomonas sp. P24.
ACGGTCTCCCCCGGCGGGATGCGGTCCGCGAGCGCGGCACTCGCCAGCCCGATACGCGGCCGCAGCTCGAACACGTCGACCCGACCCATGCGTTCGCCCAGCAGGTCTGCCGTCCCGGCCGTCGGGTGCATCCGCCCCGAGGCGACCTGGAGGAGGGTGGTCTTGCCGGCGCCGTTGCGGCCGAGGACCACCCAGCGCTCGCCTTCCCGGACCGTCCAGCTCACGTTGTCGAGGATCGTCGTCGTGCCTCGTCGGATGGTCACGCCCTGCAGGTCGAGCACGTCGGTCATGACCACAGACCTTAGCCGCCCGCGGGGACCCGACCGTGGCGGTCCTCGGCGCGACATCGGTCACACAGCCCGGCGTCGTAGGTTGAGGGCGTGCGCACGACCGGTTCCCCCCACGACCTCCCCCGATCGGTCCTCCTCGCGTTGTGGCTCGACGCGCGACCATCCGACGGCCACGCGCTCGACCGTGCCCTGCAGGCGGTGCAGCGCGACGACGAGCCGCACACCGTCTCCGGCTGGGCGGACACCGAGGTGTCGCTGCGCGACGCGATGTCGAGCTGGTGCCGCCACCCGATCGTGAGCGCAGCGCTCCTCCCTGCCCCCGGGGACGTCGCCGGGGTCCCGGCGGCGGTCAGCGCAGCCGCGATCGACGCCGGCGAGTGCGTGCTCGTCGAGGCCGAGGGGAGGTCTTTCGCCGTCGTCCCTGTCGTCGAGCAGTTCGGGAGCGACCTCGAACCCGGCCACCTGGTCTCGTGGCACGTGCGCGACGTGCCCTCCTGGCGCACCGCGGTGCTGGGTCAGATCGGTTCCCTCGCCGATGCGGAGCGCCGGTTGCGCACCGGTCTCGCGCAGGCGACCGAGGCCCTCGCCGCGCTCGACGTCGCCCGGTGGCGCCCCGACGCCGCCGAGGCGATCGTCGGGCTGCGCAGCACCGCTCCTGCCGGCTGGGGCCCACCCTCCTCGCTCGACCCGCGCCGCGCGAGCGTGATCACGACGGCGATGCGACTGCTGACCATCGTGCGTCTCGCGACCGAGGACGACGGCGGAGCGGTCAACCTCTGGCAGGCGGACCAACGATCGACGGCGCTGCGCGAGATCGACCGGGTCGCCCGGCACGCCCTCGCAGCCGCGGCCACCTCACCGCTCGGCGACTGAGAACCTCCGACCGCACGCGGGCATCACCCGAGGACGGTGCGGTACACCTCGATCGTGCGGTCGGCGATCGCCTCCCACGCGAAGTGGTCCTCCACCCGACGACGTGCCGCCTGCCCCATCGACGCGGCGCGCGTCGGGTCGGTGGCGAGCGACGTCAGCGCGTCGGCCAGGTCCGCGACGAACTCCTCGGGGTGCACGGGGGTTCCGGTGCCGTCGGTGACCTGGTCGATCGGCACGAGGGTCCCGGTCACCCCGTCGTCGACGACCTCGGGGATACCACCGGTCGCCGTCCCGACCACCGGCAGCCCGACCGCCATCGCCTCGAGGTTGACGATCCCGAGCGGCTCGTAGACCGAGGGGCAGGCGAACACCGTCCCGCTGGCGAGCACCGCGACGAGCTCGGGCCGGGCGAGCATCTGCTCGATCCACACGACCCCGTCCCGCTTCGCACGGAGCGCCTCCACCAGGCCCGTGACCTCCGCCGCGATCTGCGGGGTGTCCGGTGCACCGGCGCACAGCACGAGCTGGACCTCCGGGGGCAGCAGCTCGGCCGCCCGGAGCAGGTACGGCAGACCCTTCTGCCGGGTGATCCGCCCGACGAACACGATCGACGGCCGGTCCGGGTCGATACCCAGCCCGCGCACGACCGCGTCGGCGCGCGCGAGGTCCTCCGCCGCGGACGGGCGCGCCCACCCGGCCAGGTCGATCCCGTTGTGCACCACGTGGACGCGTGCCGGGTCCACGGCCGGGTAGGAGCGCAGGATGTCCGCACGCATGCCGGCGCTCACCGCGATGATGCCGGCCGCCGCCTCGTACGCCGTGCGCTCGGCCCAGCTCGACAGCGCGTAGCCCCCGCCGAGCTGCTCGGCCTTCCACGGGCGCAACGGCTCGAGCGAGTGGGCCGACAGGACGTGCGGGATGTCGTGCAGCAGCCCCGCCAGGTGCCCGGCGAGGTTCGCGTACCAGGTGTGCGAGTGCACGAGGTCCGCCGGACCACGGCCGTCGTCCTCACCGACCGCGTCCGCCATGGCGAGGTCGACCCCGAAGGTCGCCAGCGCCGCGTTCGCGCCCGCGAGCTCGGTCGGCACCGAGTAGCCGGTGACGTCCGCCTCGGTACGCGGTCCGTCGAAGCACCGCACGCGCACGTCGATGGTCCGTCTGAGGACCGCGGCGAGCTCGGTCACGTGAACGCCTGCACCGCCGTAGACGTGCGGCGGGTACTCGCGAGTGAGCAGGTCGACTCTCACGGTGATCCTTCCGACGCGGGCCCTGACCGGGCCGCCCTGCGCGACACGCTAGCGCGTCCGCCGCACACGCTCGCCCTCAGCACGCTGGAGGCCTAAGGTCGGGGCCATGGCAGCGCCGCGAGTTCTTGCAATCGTCCTTGCAGGTGGAGAAGGCAAGCGGCTCATGCCTCTGACGGCGCACCGGGCCAAGCCTGCCGTGCCGTTCGGTGGCATCTACCGCCTCGTCGACTTCGCCTTGTCGAACCTGGTGAACTCGCGCTATCTACGGATAGTCGTCCTCACCCAGTACAAGTCGCACAGCCTCGACCGCCACGTCTCGAAGACCTGGCGGATGTCGACCCTCCTCGGCAACTACGTCGCGCCGGTCCCCGCCCAGCAGCG
It encodes:
- the glgA gene encoding glycogen synthase is translated as MRVDLLTREYPPHVYGGAGVHVTELAAVLRRTIDVRVRCFDGPRTEADVTGYSVPTELAGANAALATFGVDLAMADAVGEDDGRGPADLVHSHTWYANLAGHLAGLLHDIPHVLSAHSLEPLRPWKAEQLGGGYALSSWAERTAYEAAAGIIAVSAGMRADILRSYPAVDPARVHVVHNGIDLAGWARPSAAEDLARADAVVRGLGIDPDRPSIVFVGRITRQKGLPYLLRAAELLPPEVQLVLCAGAPDTPQIAAEVTGLVEALRAKRDGVVWIEQMLARPELVAVLASGTVFACPSVYEPLGIVNLEAMAVGLPVVGTATGGIPEVVDDGVTGTLVPIDQVTDGTGTPVHPEEFVADLADALTSLATDPTRAASMGQAARRRVEDHFAWEAIADRTIEVYRTVLG